Proteins from a genomic interval of Desulfoplanes formicivorans:
- a CDS encoding tetratricopeptide repeat protein produces MLLRLIATLLLTTILLPLPCHAVQSSQGSWFNRKISQLKSYPLKDRGYELLKAGKTKEAAAEFKKALELDPFDTAVRLDYCQTLETLGWYDQLLQQASELRKTAPGNVKALIWIAISYQKTGKADKAADLLVNALDSPDLPEADAVTLATMAMDLLIKQQDFEQAKVLLTAHPSAFPIGRRFFVTGLVNKGLGNDGDALQAYQQALSSTDGSISVKDRVIALSDSADIFAKQNRTEEARRSLLEAYALDPDHPSVSYRLAELARRNNDLPQALTWIDRSLKARDDINASGLKALILTDMGRQKEAMVIIDDLLTRAPDAAKKRQLLMQKGFLASSTNDNHLAATLFQQANAILDDISSLKALAKARELDGQWDAAEHAYRRLLALETTPGSRIEIRTDLAQLQLKAGKTAQAIAELNALADSTGITPEQRVNTLEQVAYLHYQNKEYTKAEQTFTKIVRLRPGNRQASLGLVRSALKSGKYDKAQTVLEDLTRRTPDVTTLTMLAQLYERTGRNDLALETYESLLQQNLPANQTAAVLERMASFKMAQGAPAQAGTLYAQAYAKGHGRKPSLLLRSGEAFFTAKQYDQALTSLTHYLEANPGTDDPEAINMLGFIYTEQQHYDQATQIVKKALDSGNYSPEQNQGFLVRLGDIAFKQGRTDKGIEYLKQAINVGGETPDLRLAIGQALYRIGRNREAVRNLLRARELGGGHKVDSALAFCYDKLGKPGLALYYMEQAAHAAPQTDQQDVAAMYDQLAYLYMSQESYAQAIENYQKALDISPRQDRLLKLGRAQRLSGDPDAAKTTLQAVVPANLTIRDRAQYYEELGRIAKDKNDLAQAEMLLKKSIELDPDSERVYQLGQTQEQSARLDEAIASFHKAYTMDNYDIYAVSLGYAHYNNGDLKQAATIFKDLVNRDPDYINLAEDLAYINKRLYENADAITWFEQSINNEPFYPDQTPQSLRKKIYDFKEEIRNLSNRWDVTGFFSYSADESTTTTDGQGSRVGVLDNSAGVEVGYIPESFGFRNGKIFQIIGRASLGTKKDESLNMQSDTLQGALGIRYKPFSFANIAVGAEKLFKIGNQAENNTLLRLMGSWNNGWSMRAAEKHWNHTFVYGEVDQYVEDTRRTALTIHGRQGHTWNIDDQWLITPHLFVTYQHTSPDTEETDHIKGGPALSIRWLEGENARVSYQREWECLVRYNYGQYLSGDDSRISGLSLNLNISF; encoded by the coding sequence ATGCTGCTTCGACTGATCGCAACCCTGCTTCTGACAACCATCCTCCTGCCCCTTCCCTGCCATGCCGTACAGAGCAGCCAGGGAAGCTGGTTCAACCGCAAAATCTCGCAACTGAAGAGCTATCCACTCAAAGATCGTGGATACGAACTTCTCAAGGCGGGAAAAACCAAAGAGGCCGCAGCGGAATTCAAGAAAGCCCTGGAACTGGACCCGTTTGATACTGCTGTTCGACTCGACTATTGCCAGACTCTGGAAACATTGGGCTGGTATGATCAGCTCCTCCAGCAGGCCTCTGAACTTCGCAAAACAGCCCCTGGCAACGTCAAGGCGCTTATCTGGATAGCCATCTCCTACCAGAAGACAGGCAAGGCGGACAAAGCAGCGGACCTGCTTGTCAATGCTCTGGACTCCCCTGATCTGCCCGAGGCCGACGCCGTCACCCTGGCGACAATGGCCATGGATCTTCTGATTAAACAGCAGGACTTCGAGCAGGCCAAGGTGCTGCTGACAGCCCATCCCTCGGCCTTCCCCATTGGCCGCCGCTTCTTTGTCACAGGCCTGGTCAACAAGGGATTGGGCAACGATGGTGATGCATTGCAGGCCTACCAGCAAGCCTTGTCCTCAACAGATGGCTCCATCTCCGTGAAGGACAGGGTTATCGCCCTGAGTGACAGCGCAGACATTTTTGCAAAGCAAAACAGAACAGAGGAGGCCCGCCGCAGTCTGCTGGAGGCCTATGCCCTTGATCCCGACCACCCCTCGGTGAGTTACCGCCTGGCGGAACTGGCACGCAGAAACAACGATCTTCCTCAGGCATTGACCTGGATCGACCGCTCCCTCAAAGCCCGGGATGACATCAACGCATCCGGCCTCAAGGCGCTCATTCTCACGGACATGGGGCGACAAAAAGAGGCCATGGTCATCATCGACGACCTGCTCACGCGTGCCCCTGATGCGGCCAAAAAACGACAATTGCTGATGCAGAAGGGCTTTCTGGCCTCCAGCACCAACGACAATCATCTGGCTGCCACGCTTTTTCAACAGGCCAACGCCATCCTTGATGACATCTCCTCCCTCAAAGCCCTGGCAAAGGCCCGGGAGCTCGACGGACAATGGGATGCTGCAGAGCATGCCTACCGCAGACTGCTGGCCCTGGAAACCACACCGGGCAGCCGGATCGAAATCCGCACAGACCTGGCCCAGCTGCAACTGAAAGCCGGGAAGACGGCCCAGGCCATTGCCGAACTCAACGCCCTGGCTGATTCCACGGGAATCACTCCAGAACAACGGGTCAATACCCTGGAACAGGTCGCCTATCTCCATTATCAGAACAAGGAGTATACCAAAGCGGAACAGACGTTTACAAAGATAGTGCGCCTGCGGCCGGGCAATCGCCAGGCCTCGCTGGGACTGGTCCGGTCCGCCCTCAAGTCCGGAAAATATGACAAGGCCCAAACAGTCCTTGAAGACCTCACCAGACGGACACCGGATGTCACAACGCTGACCATGCTGGCCCAACTCTACGAAAGAACGGGTCGAAACGACCTGGCACTGGAAACCTACGAATCCCTCCTCCAGCAGAACCTTCCTGCAAACCAAACCGCAGCCGTTCTCGAACGCATGGCCTCCTTCAAGATGGCACAGGGCGCACCGGCTCAGGCCGGTACGCTGTATGCCCAGGCCTACGCAAAAGGCCACGGCCGCAAACCGTCCCTGCTTCTCCGCTCCGGCGAAGCCTTTTTCACCGCAAAACAATATGATCAGGCCCTGACATCCCTGACACACTATCTTGAGGCCAACCCTGGAACCGATGATCCCGAGGCCATCAACATGCTCGGCTTCATCTACACCGAACAACAACACTATGATCAGGCCACGCAGATCGTTAAGAAGGCCCTCGACTCCGGCAACTACTCCCCGGAACAGAACCAGGGTTTTCTTGTCAGGCTGGGGGATATCGCCTTCAAGCAGGGCCGGACGGACAAAGGCATCGAGTATCTGAAACAGGCCATCAACGTGGGGGGTGAGACCCCCGACCTTCGCCTTGCCATCGGCCAGGCTCTGTACCGGATCGGTCGCAACAGGGAAGCCGTGCGCAACCTGCTTCGGGCCAGGGAACTCGGAGGCGGCCACAAGGTGGATTCGGCTCTGGCGTTCTGCTATGACAAACTCGGCAAACCCGGCTTGGCCCTCTACTATATGGAACAGGCAGCACACGCCGCTCCCCAGACCGATCAACAGGACGTTGCAGCCATGTACGACCAGTTGGCCTACCTGTACATGAGCCAAGAGAGCTATGCCCAAGCAATCGAAAACTATCAAAAAGCCCTGGATATTTCCCCGCGCCAGGACCGGCTGCTCAAACTGGGCAGAGCTCAGCGCCTGAGCGGTGATCCTGATGCAGCAAAAACCACCCTCCAGGCTGTTGTACCCGCCAACCTGACAATCCGGGACAGAGCGCAATACTACGAAGAACTGGGGAGAATAGCCAAAGACAAAAACGATCTGGCACAGGCGGAAATGTTGTTGAAGAAATCCATCGAACTGGATCCGGATTCAGAACGGGTCTATCAACTGGGCCAGACCCAGGAACAAAGCGCCCGCCTGGATGAGGCCATCGCCTCCTTCCACAAAGCGTATACCATGGACAACTACGACATCTACGCAGTATCCTTGGGCTACGCCCATTACAACAACGGGGATCTGAAACAGGCAGCCACCATTTTCAAAGATCTGGTAAACCGCGACCCTGACTACATCAATCTGGCGGAAGACCTGGCATACATCAATAAACGTCTGTATGAAAACGCCGACGCCATCACATGGTTCGAACAGTCCATCAACAACGAACCCTTTTATCCGGACCAGACTCCGCAGTCTCTGAGAAAAAAGATCTATGACTTCAAAGAGGAGATACGGAATCTGAGCAACCGCTGGGACGTTACAGGCTTCTTCTCCTACTCTGCTGACGAATCCACAACAACCACAGACGGGCAAGGAAGCCGCGTGGGCGTGCTGGACAACTCGGCCGGAGTCGAAGTCGGCTACATTCCCGAATCCTTTGGTTTCAGAAACGGCAAGATATTCCAGATCATCGGGCGTGCCAGCCTCGGCACCAAGAAAGATGAGTCCCTGAACATGCAATCTGATACGCTCCAGGGTGCGTTGGGGATTCGCTACAAACCGTTCAGCTTTGCCAACATCGCTGTTGGAGCGGAAAAACTCTTCAAGATAGGCAACCAGGCAGAAAACAACACCCTGCTGAGGCTCATGGGTTCATGGAACAATGGCTGGTCCATGCGGGCTGCAGAAAAGCATTGGAACCACACCTTTGTTTACGGAGAGGTGGACCAGTATGTTGAAGATACCAGGCGCACGGCACTGACGATTCATGGCCGCCAGGGACATACGTGGAATATCGATGACCAATGGCTCATTACCCCGCACCTTTTCGTCACCTACCAGCACACTTCCCCGGACACGGAGGAAACCGACCACATCAAGGGCGGTCCCGCCCTGTCCATCCGGTGGCTGGAAGGTGAAAACGCCCGTGTGTCCTACCAAAGGGAATGGGAATGTCTCGTCAGATACAATTACGGTCAGTACCTCTCCGGTGACGACAGCAGAATCTCCGGCCTTTCCCTCAATCTCAACATTTCTTTTTAA
- a CDS encoding CBS domain-containing protein, with translation MDVSKCMKTKLILAKPECDYKSLLCKIASPMPRQVYIVDDNRKLLGIVSAVDLLKEIMPSYMNADLARSITDGADFLKKQVEKTKDKKARDIMVTDVVSLRPHHQLLEADALIVEKGFNTLPVLDDQGRLLGEITRRDILLHLVNSCLQFEHDDIELIDLSKM, from the coding sequence ATGGACGTTTCAAAATGCATGAAGACCAAACTGATTCTTGCCAAGCCGGAATGCGACTACAAAAGTCTGCTGTGCAAGATCGCGTCTCCCATGCCACGACAAGTGTACATTGTGGACGATAACCGCAAACTGCTGGGCATTGTTTCTGCAGTGGATCTGCTCAAGGAGATCATGCCCTCGTACATGAACGCGGATCTTGCCCGGTCCATTACCGATGGTGCCGATTTTCTGAAAAAACAGGTTGAAAAAACCAAAGACAAAAAAGCCAGAGACATCATGGTCACTGATGTCGTTTCCCTGCGCCCCCACCACCAGCTCCTCGAAGCCGATGCACTGATCGTTGAAAAGGGTTTCAACACGTTGCCCGTGCTCGACGACCAGGGCAGGCTGCTTGGCGAGATCACCCGAAGAGATATTCTGCTGCACCTGGTCAACAGCTGTCTGCAGTTCGAACACGACGACATCGAACTCATCGATCTTTCCAAGATGTAA
- a CDS encoding SLC13 family permease: protein MFWTATTIFLVAYAVIISEKIHKTKVALFGAALTLITKVLLQHEAFHDIDLGVDWNVIFLLISMMVIINIMTKTGVFQYVAIKCAKIAKGEPFRIMTIFAIITAIGSAFLDNVTTVLLLAPVTLLIADQLEINPVPYLITEALASNIGGTATLIGDPPNIMIASKAGLNFMDFIVHLTPAIVIIFVIWMLVWKLLFGKRLHVREELKKRVMSLNEKEQIKDPLLLKKSLVVLGATILGFMLHGFFHYEPASVALMGAATLLLISGEEPHGILAEVEWPTIFFFIGLFIIIGGIVKVGLVEDMSKAMIAITNPKPDDMTLLAMVMLWFSAIASAIVDNIPFVATMNPLLIDMIHKVYNVAPGTASPEHIQHMAMMPVWWALALGACLGGNGSPIGASANVIVVGMSEKAGHKITFMEFLKYGLPVMILTVFLSMIYVYVRYYVLGW from the coding sequence ATGTTCTGGACAGCTACAACCATTTTTCTGGTGGCCTATGCGGTCATCATTTCCGAAAAAATCCACAAGACCAAGGTTGCCCTCTTTGGTGCGGCCCTGACCCTGATCACCAAGGTTCTTCTCCAGCACGAAGCCTTTCACGACATCGACCTGGGTGTCGACTGGAACGTCATCTTCCTGCTCATCTCCATGATGGTCATCATCAATATCATGACCAAAACAGGCGTATTCCAGTACGTTGCCATCAAATGTGCCAAGATCGCCAAGGGCGAACCCTTCAGGATAATGACCATATTCGCCATCATCACGGCCATTGGCTCGGCCTTTCTGGACAACGTGACCACCGTGCTTCTTCTTGCCCCGGTCACCCTGCTCATTGCCGATCAGCTGGAAATCAACCCCGTTCCCTACCTGATCACCGAGGCCCTGGCCTCGAACATCGGTGGCACGGCCACCCTGATCGGTGATCCCCCGAACATCATGATCGCCTCCAAGGCAGGGCTCAATTTCATGGATTTCATCGTCCACCTGACCCCGGCCATTGTGATCATTTTCGTCATCTGGATGCTTGTGTGGAAACTGCTGTTTGGCAAGCGGCTCCACGTGCGCGAAGAACTCAAGAAACGGGTCATGTCCCTGAACGAGAAGGAACAGATCAAAGACCCCCTGCTGCTCAAAAAAAGCCTGGTCGTCCTGGGAGCCACCATCCTCGGGTTCATGCTCCACGGCTTTTTCCATTATGAACCCGCCAGTGTCGCCCTCATGGGCGCGGCCACCCTGCTGCTCATCTCCGGGGAAGAACCCCACGGCATCCTGGCCGAAGTGGAATGGCCGACCATTTTCTTCTTCATCGGTCTGTTCATCATCATTGGCGGCATCGTCAAAGTCGGTCTGGTCGAGGACATGTCCAAGGCCATGATCGCCATCACCAACCCCAAACCCGACGACATGACTCTGCTTGCCATGGTCATGCTCTGGTTCTCGGCCATTGCCTCGGCCATTGTGGATAACATCCCGTTCGTGGCCACCATGAACCCCCTGCTCATCGACATGATCCACAAGGTCTACAACGTTGCCCCGGGTACGGCCTCGCCCGAACACATCCAACACATGGCCATGATGCCCGTGTGGTGGGCCCTGGCACTGGGTGCCTGCCTTGGCGGCAACGGATCCCCCATCGGCGCATCGGCCAACGTCATTGTCGTGGGCATGAGCGAAAAGGCCGGACACAAGATTACCTTCATGGAGTTTCTGAAATACGGTCTTCCGGTCATGATTCTGACCGTTTTTCTGTCCATGATCTATGTCTATGTCAGGTATTATGTCCTGGGCTGGTAA
- a CDS encoding DUF4434 domain-containing protein has product MNRIRMCLFLTVMTLMWTLPVHAGATRVGGTFLQPSNAMEQWDKTDWDTLFDTYEQLHIREVIVQWIDYSDSYAYCDQPCGYTPELIENILVHAARRNMHVTIGNVFLSSFWERIRSKPHLMKVHLKRVQKGTREALARVAPILKASPAFSGWYISQEIDDRTWLTPAFKDILCSFINNIYAELQTVAPGPVSISGFSNAWASPEKNAAFWREVAERTSLSRILFQDGVGAHKLEVDEVPIYLKALQTALTDVPCTVQPVLELFDQQDGEQFSAVPASPDRIRRQLKAELPYAPDGVILFSVMEYMSQYGGPQAEKLLENFMQFSKVL; this is encoded by the coding sequence ATGAACCGTATACGCATGTGCCTTTTTCTGACTGTCATGACCCTCATGTGGACGCTCCCCGTCCATGCCGGGGCAACCCGTGTCGGAGGCACCTTTCTCCAACCGTCCAACGCCATGGAACAATGGGACAAAACCGACTGGGACACATTATTTGATACGTATGAACAGTTGCATATTCGTGAAGTCATCGTCCAGTGGATCGACTACAGTGACTCCTATGCATACTGCGACCAACCCTGCGGCTACACACCGGAGCTGATCGAAAATATCCTTGTCCATGCCGCCCGGCGGAACATGCACGTGACCATCGGCAACGTGTTCCTGAGTTCCTTCTGGGAACGCATCCGGTCCAAACCCCATCTGATGAAAGTACATCTCAAACGCGTGCAAAAAGGAACCAGGGAAGCCCTGGCCCGTGTGGCCCCGATTCTGAAGGCCAGCCCGGCGTTCTCAGGATGGTATATCTCCCAGGAAATTGATGACCGGACCTGGCTCACCCCAGCCTTCAAGGATATCCTGTGTTCCTTTATTAATAACATATATGCGGAATTGCAGACCGTGGCGCCCGGCCCTGTTTCCATTTCCGGCTTTTCCAATGCCTGGGCGTCCCCGGAAAAAAACGCCGCGTTCTGGCGGGAAGTGGCTGAGCGCACGTCCCTGTCGCGCATCCTGTTTCAGGACGGCGTGGGCGCCCACAAACTAGAGGTGGATGAAGTCCCGATCTATCTCAAGGCCCTGCAGACGGCCCTGACGGACGTCCCGTGTACGGTCCAACCCGTTCTCGAATTGTTCGACCAGCAGGACGGCGAACAGTTCTCAGCTGTCCCTGCTTCGCCGGACCGCATCCGGCGCCAGTTGAAAGCCGAACTGCCCTACGCCCCTGACGGGGTCATCCTGTTCAGCGTTATGGAATATATGAGCCAGTACGGCGGCCCTCAAGCCGAGAAACTGCTGGAAAACTTCATGCAGTTTTCCAAGGTTCTGTAA